In the genome of Deltaproteobacteria bacterium, the window AGTAATTTCATACAAGAGCTTTTTCAGCTCCTCGTGTTCGAGGACTTTGTACTTGATCCGCTGCATCTCGCCGTGAAGACGGATGATGGGCTGGGACCCGGTCGAAAGGTGCAGGTCGGAGGCACCCAGGTCGTGGACCATCTTGAAAAAGGCGTCTATCTGGGCCATTGGCCGCTCCTGGTCTGGGGTTGTCGGCGGATGAACTTCGCTTTCATCAGTATCGGCAAAATCTCACTTCGTCCAGATTTTGTAAAAGTTCAAAAAATAATTTCCTCCCGAATAGACGGTCATAACCAGGGAAATGTAGAGCATGGTCAGGCCCAAAGGATTCGGGTCAATGCCGAAGACCGGATAATGAAGGATGAGGGGGCCAATACTCAGCATCTGGAAAACCGTCTTGATCTTGCCGTACGCGTCAGCGGCTATGACCAGTCCCTGCTGAGCGGCCACGGCCCTCAATCCGGTAACCAGGATCTCCCTGACGACAATGATCACTGCCGCCCAAGCCGGAACCCAGCCCAAACCAACAAGGGAGATGAGGACAGAGCTGACGAGGATCTTGTCGGCGATGGGGTCCAAAAACTTTCCAAGAGTTGTGATCTGATTGTATCGCCGGGCCACGAAACCATCAGCCAGATCGGTGAGCGAGGCAGCCGCGAAAAAGATTAGGGCCGTCATGCAGGTCATCCGTCCGGGATAGGCCAAGAGGAGGACGATGACCGGAACGAGAAATATCCGTCCTAAAGTCAGGATGTTGGCCAGATTGAAAACCATGGTCATCCCTGTCCCTTGATCCGATTGTAGATGTGCATGACCTTTTTCACGTAGTTTTTGGTCTCCTGGAAAGGCGGGATGCCCCGATACTTTTCGACGTTGGTCGGCCCGGCGTTGTAGGCGGCCAGAGCCAGGGGAATGTCCTGAAACTTGGTCAACATCATCTTGAGATATCTGATGCCGGCGTCGATGTTCTCCTCCGGATCAAAGGGCCGCTTCAGACCAAGATCCTTTTGGGTATCGGGCATGATCTGCATCAGCCCCTGGGCCCCGGCAGAGGAAACTGCATCGCTCCGATAACCCGACTCCACCTCAATCACCGCATGGACCAGAGCCTCGTCCAGATCGTGTCTTTCGCTATAGAAGGACACGACCCTTGCGAACTTCCGGTCGTCCAGCTGCTTGGCCTCACCAAAGGTAATGTAAGGCTGGAACTTGTCCGATGTCGGCAGATCGGTGAAATGAAGACCACCGTGTTCATCTTTGTAGAAATAGATGGTTCCGGACCCGGCGCAACTGGCCCATGTCAGAACCACTGCCCAGGCCAAGATGACGCTGAAACCCATAATTGAGATGACAGCGCCTTTTTCAACTGATTCCATGGAATTTCCGATGCTGACCATCTCCACTGATCCTGCCCTTAAACATGAATGCTGGACACCGCCTCCAAACTTTCCCTGGCAGCACGGGCCACGGTTTCAGACAACTCCAACAGAGCCTTCCGAGC includes:
- the pgsA gene encoding CDP-diacylglycerol--glycerol-3-phosphate 3-phosphatidyltransferase; the protein is MVFNLANILTLGRIFLVPVIVLLLAYPGRMTCMTALIFFAAASLTDLADGFVARRYNQITTLGKFLDPIADKILVSSVLISLVGLGWVPAWAAVIIVVREILVTGLRAVAAQQGLVIAADAYGKIKTVFQMLSIGPLILHYPVFGIDPNPLGLTMLYISLVMTVYSGGNYFLNFYKIWTK
- a CDS encoding lytic transglycosylase, whose amino-acid sequence is MVSIGNSMESVEKGAVISIMGFSVILAWAVVLTWASCAGSGTIYFYKDEHGGLHFTDLPTSDKFQPYITFGEAKQLDDRKFARVVSFYSERHDLDEALVHAVIEVESGYRSDAVSSAGAQGLMQIMPDTQKDLGLKRPFDPEENIDAGIRYLKMMLTKFQDIPLALAAYNAGPTNVEKYRGIPPFQETKNYVKKVMHIYNRIKGQG